The Tolypothrix sp. PCC 7712 region TATTCCGCGATCCCTGGGCAGCACGTGATGAATATATTAAAGTAATCCGCGATCGCTCTGCTGCCAATGTCAGCCGTTTTCTCAGCCGCCATCAAACTCATAAACTTACCGCCGCCGAACAAATAGATGCTTTGCGTTTACTGGAAATGCAGCGTCATGCTTTATTGATGTTTACCAGTTGCGGTTGGTTTTTTGAAGAACTTTCTCGTCCAGAAGGAACGCAGATTCTTCGTTATGCCGCCCGGGCTTTAGAATTAGCGGGAGATGTAGCGGGTGTACAGTTGGAAAAAGGCTTTATCAAACGCCTGGGTTTAGCACCTAGTAATGTTGAGCAATTTAATCACGGTGCAGAAGTTTATCGCCAACTGGTACTAACTGCCCAAATTAGTTGTAAACAAGTCGCCGCCCATTATGCGATCGCATCTTTGTTTGCTAATCATCAACCTGCAATAGCACGGAATTTCCTGTCTGGGCAAGATACTCAGGGCAATCTTTCCTCTATTTCCCAAAAACGGGTTTACTGCTACACCGCCAATGAGTTAGATTACCAACTGCAACGTATGGGATCATTAACCCTGGCAGTTGGACATTTAAGGCTAGTATCAGAAATTACTTGGGAAAGTGAAGATTTAGTTTTTGCAGTTATACACTTAGGCGGTTGGGATTTCCACTGCTGCATTCAACCATTTGCGGGTAGAAGAGAGTACAGCCAAATCAAAGAAAAGCTATTTGGCTCACTCAAACAGGCTAGTGCAGCCCAAACTATCCTGATGATGACGCAGCTATTTGGGGAAGAAAGCTTTAGCTTGCAAAATCTATTTGCCGAAGAACGCCAACGCATGATGCGCCTGTTAAGTCAGGAAACACTGACAAGATTAGACCAACTTTATACGCAAACCTATAGAGATAATTACGGGGTAATTGCCGCCTTTCATCGAGATGAACTACCTGTACCGCGAGAATTGCAAGTCGCAGCCGAAATTGCTTTAGGATATCGCTGTTTAACAACATTGCGATCGCTAGAGCAAGATATCACTGAACCTCACAGCAGTTTCAACCACATCGTAGAATTAGAAGCGATCGCCACCGAAGCCAAGTATCTACGTTGTCAGCTGGATATTCCCGACGGTAAGCAGATATTAGAACAATTAATTATGCGCTTGCTGTGGCAACTGTTGTACGATCCCAATGGTAGCTTAGACGCAGATATCCAACGCTTAGAAAGGTTGATTGATGTAGGTTATCAGCTTAACTTTGGCATCTCACTGCATCGATCCCAAGAACTCTACTTTAATTGCTTGTACAGCCAAATCATACCCCTGTGCATCGCTAACCAAGGACAAAAACATAATCGCTGCGATCGCTTACTGAAGCTAGGACAAAAATTAGGGATTGACGTGAGTGCGATCGCTAATCAGTTCGCGTAAGAGGGAGTGGGGACTGGGTACTGGGGATTGGGGAACTCGGGGCCCCCTCTGGGGATAAGGGGTAATGGGGACTGGGAAATGAGGGGGACAAAGACAGAAGAAGAAATAACTTTTGACCCTTGACTTTTAACCCTTGACCCTTACCCCTTGACCCTTGAGTACAGACGCGATTAATCGCGTCTCTCCAATTCTTAAAAAACCTAAACACTTAATCAAGCTTTAACGCATTAACTGGAACA contains the following coding sequences:
- a CDS encoding DUF3536 domain-containing protein → MTSAAELPASSGSTFSLQQDPRHTPDSDPLRTATGVYVTVHGHFYQPPRENPYLDAIERQPSATPFHDWNERIHWECYRPNAFARILNDRGEVVDIVNNYEYMSFNIGPTLMSWLERYDMEVYQRILEADAKSSQRLQGHGNAIAQVYNHIIMPLANERDKYTQIRWGKEDFRSRFGRDPEGMWLAETAVDYATLEVLVAEGIRFIVLAPSQAQRCRLLPTENDPHPEWHEVGGSQIDPTRPYRCYLKPALSIASSPLNAIYNSHGMGALEEGESLAGLPYIDIFFYDGPISRDMGFSDVIYNSHHLAGRIGSAVRGDHRPAQLISVATDGETFGHHKKGTEKTLAYAFKGEFPNHGWTVTNYAHYLSLNTPTWEVELKPITAWSCAHGVDRWQDDCGCGGEGGVWHQKWRKPLRNALNWLRDQLIEVYEKYGRQIFRDPWAARDEYIKVIRDRSAANVSRFLSRHQTHKLTAAEQIDALRLLEMQRHALLMFTSCGWFFEELSRPEGTQILRYAARALELAGDVAGVQLEKGFIKRLGLAPSNVEQFNHGAEVYRQLVLTAQISCKQVAAHYAIASLFANHQPAIARNFLSGQDTQGNLSSISQKRVYCYTANELDYQLQRMGSLTLAVGHLRLVSEITWESEDLVFAVIHLGGWDFHCCIQPFAGRREYSQIKEKLFGSLKQASAAQTILMMTQLFGEESFSLQNLFAEERQRMMRLLSQETLTRLDQLYTQTYRDNYGVIAAFHRDELPVPRELQVAAEIALGYRCLTTLRSLEQDITEPHSSFNHIVELEAIATEAKYLRCQLDIPDGKQILEQLIMRLLWQLLYDPNGSLDADIQRLERLIDVGYQLNFGISLHRSQELYFNCLYSQIIPLCIANQGQKHNRCDRLLKLGQKLGIDVSAIANQFA